The genomic region TTAAGTATTCTTAATGCTGGTGCACAAGACCGATTTGCAAAAGTTCAAATAACATCTATTGAGGTAAGCGAAAACACTTTCATGCTTACTGGAGCTGGCGGTAATATCATGATTGCCATTGACAAAGAAAAGGTAGTGATGATAGACGATCAATTTGCACCATTAAGTGATAAAATTAAAGATGCCATTGAAGGCATTACAGACTATCCCATTGCTTATTTAATCAATACACACCACCATGGAGATCATACAGGTGGTAATGGAAATTTTAACTCTAAAGAAACAACAATTGTTGCTCACGTGAACGTAAAAGAACGATTGATTTCTGAAGGAAAAGAAGAGAATTTTATACCTGAAATGACGCTGGAAGAAGAGCTTGAATTACAATTACCTACTCAAACTTGTTTATTAATCCACGTTCACAACGCACATACGGACGGTGATACATTTATCTTTTTTGTTCAGGAAAATGTGGTACATATGGGTGATGTATTCTTTAATGCAAAATATCCATATATCGATCTAAAATCCGGCGGATCTATAGATGGGTATATCGCGGCTCAAGAAAGAGTCCTATCTACTATTAATGAAGAGACTAAGATCATACCAGGTCATGGGACATTAGCCAGTTATGAGGATTTAAGAAATAACATTGAAATGTTAGTAGATATTAAAGAAAACATCGCTTCAAAAATTAAGAAAGGTGTTTCTAAAGAAGATATTATCGCAGACACTACTATAACAGCAGCATATGATGCAAAAGGTTATGGAGATGGCTTTATTAATGCAGAGCGTTTTAGAACTACCGTTTACGAAAGCATCACAGGTCAATAAATAGTTTTACAATTTAAACAATGAGAGCATTAGTCATATCTGGCGGTGGTAGTAAAGGTGCATTTGCCGGTGGCGTTGCTCAATACCTCATTGAAGAAAAAAAACTAGACTATGATATTTATATAGGGACA from Nonlabens arenilitoris harbors:
- a CDS encoding MBL fold metallo-hydrolase, producing the protein MKNLLSVFALLSILNAGAQDRFAKVQITSIEVSENTFMLTGAGGNIMIAIDKEKVVMIDDQFAPLSDKIKDAIEGITDYPIAYLINTHHHGDHTGGNGNFNSKETTIVAHVNVKERLISEGKEENFIPEMTLEEELELQLPTQTCLLIHVHNAHTDGDTFIFFVQENVVHMGDVFFNAKYPYIDLKSGGSIDGYIAAQERVLSTINEETKIIPGHGTLASYEDLRNNIEMLVDIKENIASKIKKGVSKEDIIADTTITAAYDAKGYGDGFINAERFRTTVYESITGQ